From one Streptomyces sp. Q6 genomic stretch:
- a CDS encoding polysaccharide deacetylase family protein codes for MSARQGTSDGVPVPILMYHSVAHEPSEATRRLSVAPGQFAEQMELLGARGYTPLTTADLAGIWRGGGRVLPDRPVLITFDDGYEGVHRYALPALTAQGFPATVFVSTGWLRGPYDTGGGLDTMLDWTQVRALAAHGVEIGGHTHTHPQLDQLGDKELEFELLHCREIVAAELGGQPVSFAYPYGHSDRRVRRAVRAAGFAQSLAVGNDLARRRQGPYALRRVTVRRSTGIAEFERLVEGRAIGRHFARERALTKGYAVVRRARQARRKAIRTRV; via the coding sequence ATGAGCGCGCGGCAGGGGACGTCCGACGGGGTGCCGGTCCCCATCCTGATGTACCACTCGGTCGCCCACGAGCCGAGCGAGGCGACCCGCCGGCTGTCCGTGGCCCCGGGGCAGTTCGCCGAGCAGATGGAGCTGCTCGGCGCACGGGGGTACACCCCGCTGACCACCGCCGACCTCGCCGGGATCTGGCGCGGCGGCGGCCGGGTGCTGCCCGACCGGCCCGTCCTGATCACCTTCGACGACGGCTACGAGGGCGTGCACCGGTACGCCCTGCCGGCCCTCACCGCGCAGGGCTTCCCCGCCACCGTGTTCGTCTCGACGGGGTGGCTGCGCGGCCCGTACGACACCGGGGGCGGGCTCGACACGATGCTCGACTGGACGCAGGTGCGGGCGCTCGCCGCGCACGGCGTCGAGATCGGGGGTCACACGCACACGCATCCGCAGCTCGACCAACTCGGCGACAAGGAGCTGGAGTTCGAGCTGTTGCACTGCCGGGAGATCGTCGCCGCGGAGCTGGGCGGGCAGCCCGTCTCCTTCGCCTACCCGTACGGTCACTCCGACCGGCGGGTGCGGCGGGCGGTGCGCGCGGCCGGGTTCGCCCAGTCGCTCGCCGTCGGCAACGACCTCGCCCGCCGCCGCCAGGGCCCGTACGCCCTGCGGCGCGTCACCGTGCGCCGCTCGACCGGCATCGCCGAGTTCGAGCGGCTGGTCGAGGGCCGCGCGATCGGCCGTCATTTCGCCAGGGAACGTGCCCTGACCAAGGGGTACGCCGTGGTCCGCAGAGCCCGACAGGCCCGCCGGAAGGCAATCCGTACCCGTGTCTGA
- a CDS encoding lipopolysaccharide biosynthesis protein gives MSDTTTTPQAAPTDAATGQATAPPRRRLRLPGMGRGRKGSEDGMGSGGRNQLFRNAYALMLNTGISGVLGVGFWLAAAHYYTADAVGQGSAAIAAMKFLAGLTAVTLTGALARFIPIAGRATGRFIFRTYAGSSVAVACAALVFLLTLDVWGPSYRFLHGPLNGLGFIAAVVAWSLLTLQDGVLTGLRSALWVPVGNTVFSLVKLGLLVAFATALATTGVFVSWVVAIAFSVLPLGWLVFRRLVPRHIATTDGKADPPTLREMGRFLAGDYTGSLFSLAVVYLVPVIIASQVSSSDNAYFYITTTIGGTVNLLAINMGASLTVEGSHDPAQLAANTRAALRRMARIMIPICGLLFLLAPYVLHVFGQDYADAATPLLRWFAVGAALRVVMETYFAVLRAQSRTSGLAWLQGLLCVLVLGLTLLLLPRMGLTGAGVAEISSLAVIVAIAAPKLWRVVRTSPPSPAVDGAAPDGDLADLGTPKVSAGAREKQGPKWALRDAMDSDTLHLAVQLNLDHQERRPDMRLGPVTPPRGEHLPTWALKSPLPGQRSAPPEPDPDAPDAAASASASASQASSDGHAEGGSGVPGARDTVDLSPGPAAAAEESDSAVETPVPEPELEPEPELEPEPELEPDPEPDQEHEPHPSGVAWRAAAAVREHEPPLPLSDADLASAPRERGRLTPTVVVLALLLVAALGLYWGPVLGMSDTDLEDMGGLGLISVLPPMTLFGAALLIGVFASLLWLERPHKRLLLLTLLATVVSLHALPAVIETEPRFATAWQHLGFMDYIDRTGSAVPDLDARWSWPGFFAAATFLAKACGVSDLREVIRWWPLAIQLLYLAPMFLLLRSVRASWKAKWTGLWIFVLSGWVGQDYFSPQGFTYLLYLVFVAILLVWFRAPRVLWTTRRPGEAEVEPTDRRQRAVLLVVLIALFAATVPAHQLTPFVMLGVLAVLVLVGRSELRGLPLLFGVLVAVWLGFLAEPYWSGHFNDLFGGVGGVGGNVSSSVSGRIQDGSSTHKLVLYVRVLLAGGVMAFACWGWWRRRDWKYRERSLIVLTFVPFLGFGMQSYGGEMALRVFMFALPGAALLAGLALFPRTGVTAKERDKDRISLAPLAALMAGLLLMGGFLVARWGNEPFERIRPGEVAAMEYVYAHDKPTVRLLWMSNDTVDNVTPAMPWGARDMEKVQYVPTLAPADPVLVGSLVKALKDAGPNSYLMINKSQVVYLEMDVGYSRTWETRLVQNLDARQELKKVYVNEDVTMYQLRKEPSGKVAQADPGPIGPQVTWTPWSVVGALAALALIVLLTAREVVRVATRPSVRQLRWLQSTFWFSLPLLAVVLASLIQRFITMGLQ, from the coding sequence GTGTCTGACACGACCACCACTCCCCAGGCCGCACCGACCGACGCCGCGACCGGGCAGGCGACAGCGCCGCCCCGCCGCAGACTCAGGCTGCCCGGCATGGGCCGCGGCAGGAAGGGCAGCGAAGACGGCATGGGGTCCGGGGGTCGGAATCAGCTGTTCCGTAACGCCTACGCGCTGATGCTGAACACCGGCATCTCCGGTGTCCTCGGCGTCGGCTTCTGGCTGGCCGCCGCGCACTACTACACGGCGGACGCGGTCGGGCAGGGCTCGGCGGCGATCGCGGCGATGAAGTTCCTCGCGGGACTCACCGCCGTGACGCTCACCGGGGCCCTGGCCCGCTTCATCCCGATCGCCGGGCGCGCCACCGGGCGCTTCATCTTCCGCACCTACGCGGGGAGTTCGGTCGCGGTCGCGTGCGCCGCGCTGGTCTTCCTCCTCACGCTCGACGTGTGGGGGCCCTCGTACCGGTTCCTGCACGGGCCGCTGAACGGGCTCGGGTTCATCGCGGCCGTCGTGGCCTGGTCGCTGCTCACGCTCCAGGACGGTGTCCTGACCGGGCTGCGCAGCGCGCTGTGGGTGCCGGTCGGCAACACCGTGTTCTCGCTGGTCAAGCTGGGGCTCCTGGTCGCCTTCGCGACGGCGCTCGCGACGACCGGCGTGTTCGTGTCGTGGGTCGTGGCGATCGCGTTCTCGGTGCTGCCGCTGGGCTGGCTCGTGTTCCGCCGCCTCGTGCCGCGGCACATCGCGACCACGGACGGCAAGGCGGATCCGCCGACGCTGCGCGAGATGGGCCGCTTCCTGGCGGGCGACTACACGGGCTCGCTGTTCTCGCTGGCCGTCGTCTACCTCGTGCCGGTGATCATCGCCTCGCAGGTCAGTTCCTCCGACAACGCGTACTTCTACATCACCACCACGATCGGCGGCACGGTCAATCTGCTGGCGATCAACATGGGCGCCTCCCTGACCGTCGAGGGCTCGCACGACCCGGCACAGCTCGCGGCCAACACCCGTGCGGCGCTGCGCCGGATGGCCCGCATCATGATCCCGATCTGTGGCCTCCTCTTCCTCCTCGCGCCGTACGTGCTGCACGTCTTCGGGCAGGACTACGCGGACGCGGCGACGCCGCTGCTGCGCTGGTTCGCGGTCGGGGCGGCGCTGCGCGTGGTCATGGAGACGTACTTCGCGGTGCTGCGCGCGCAGAGCCGGACGTCCGGACTCGCTTGGCTCCAGGGCCTGTTGTGCGTCCTGGTGCTCGGTCTGACGCTGCTCCTGCTGCCCCGGATGGGGCTGACGGGCGCGGGCGTCGCCGAGATCTCCTCCCTCGCGGTGATCGTGGCGATCGCCGCGCCGAAGCTGTGGCGCGTGGTGCGCACCTCTCCCCCGTCGCCGGCCGTGGACGGCGCCGCCCCCGACGGCGACCTGGCCGATCTGGGCACGCCGAAGGTGTCGGCGGGTGCGCGGGAGAAGCAGGGCCCGAAGTGGGCGCTGCGCGACGCGATGGATTCCGACACGCTGCATCTCGCGGTGCAGCTCAATCTGGACCACCAGGAGCGGAGGCCCGACATGCGGCTCGGTCCTGTGACGCCGCCGCGCGGTGAGCACCTGCCGACGTGGGCGCTGAAATCGCCGCTGCCGGGACAGCGCTCGGCGCCGCCCGAGCCGGATCCCGATGCCCCGGACGCCGCCGCGTCCGCGTCCGCCTCGGCCTCGCAGGCGTCGAGCGACGGGCACGCGGAGGGCGGCTCCGGAGTGCCCGGCGCGCGCGACACGGTCGATCTGTCGCCGGGCCCGGCCGCCGCCGCGGAGGAATCCGACTCCGCCGTCGAGACGCCCGTACCGGAGCCGGAGCTCGAACCGGAGCCGGAGCTCGAACCGGAGCCGGAGCTCGAACCGGACCCTGAGCCGGACCAGGAGCACGAGCCGCACCCGTCCGGGGTCGCCTGGCGCGCCGCCGCCGCGGTGCGCGAGCACGAACCACCGCTCCCCCTGAGCGACGCGGACCTCGCGTCCGCACCGCGGGAGCGGGGCCGTCTGACCCCGACCGTCGTCGTCCTCGCCCTGCTGCTCGTCGCGGCCCTCGGCCTGTACTGGGGACCCGTCCTCGGGATGAGCGACACCGATCTGGAGGACATGGGGGGCCTCGGCCTGATCTCGGTCCTGCCGCCGATGACCCTGTTCGGCGCGGCCCTGCTGATCGGCGTCTTCGCGTCCCTGCTGTGGCTCGAACGCCCGCACAAACGGCTGCTGTTGCTCACCCTGCTCGCCACGGTCGTGTCGCTGCACGCGCTGCCCGCCGTCATCGAGACGGAGCCCCGGTTCGCCACGGCCTGGCAGCACCTGGGCTTCATGGACTACATCGACCGTACGGGCTCCGCGGTCCCCGACCTGGACGCCCGCTGGAGCTGGCCGGGCTTCTTCGCGGCGGCCACGTTCCTCGCGAAGGCCTGCGGGGTCAGCGACCTCCGCGAGGTCATCCGCTGGTGGCCGCTGGCCATCCAACTCCTCTACCTGGCACCGATGTTCCTGCTGCTGCGCTCGGTGCGGGCGAGCTGGAAGGCCAAGTGGACCGGGCTGTGGATCTTCGTCCTCAGCGGCTGGGTGGGTCAGGACTACTTCTCGCCGCAGGGCTTCACGTACCTGCTCTATCTCGTCTTCGTGGCGATCCTGCTGGTCTGGTTCCGGGCGCCGCGCGTGCTGTGGACCACGCGGCGCCCCGGCGAGGCGGAGGTCGAGCCGACGGACCGCCGGCAGCGCGCGGTGCTCCTCGTGGTCCTGATCGCCCTGTTCGCGGCGACGGTCCCGGCGCACCAGCTGACCCCGTTCGTGATGCTGGGCGTCCTCGCCGTCCTCGTCCTGGTCGGCCGCTCCGAACTGCGCGGCCTGCCGCTCCTGTTCGGTGTCCTCGTCGCCGTCTGGCTGGGCTTCCTCGCCGAGCCGTACTGGTCGGGCCATTTCAACGATCTGTTCGGCGGTGTCGGCGGTGTCGGCGGCAACGTCTCGTCGTCGGTCTCCGGCCGTATCCAGGACGGCAGTTCGACCCACAAGCTCGTCCTCTACGTCCGCGTGCTGCTGGCCGGCGGTGTGATGGCGTTCGCCTGCTGGGGCTGGTGGCGCCGCCGCGACTGGAAGTACCGCGAGCGGTCCCTGATCGTCCTGACCTTCGTCCCGTTCCTCGGCTTCGGCATGCAGTCGTACGGCGGCGAGATGGCGCTGCGGGTCTTCATGTTCGCCCTGCCGGGCGCCGCCCTGCTGGCCGGGCTCGCGCTGTTCCCGCGGACCGGTGTCACCGCGAAGGAGCGCGACAAGGACCGCATCAGCCTGGCCCCGCTGGCCGCGCTCATGGCGGGGCTGCTGCTCATGGGCGGCTTCCTGGTGGCCCGCTGGGGCAACGAGCCGTTCGAGCGGATCCGGCCCGGCGAGGTCGCCGCGATGGAGTACGTGTACGCCCACGACAAGCCGACGGTGCGCCTGCTGTGGATGAGCAACGACACGGTCGACAACGTGACGCCGGCGATGCCGTGGGGCGCCCGCGACATGGAGAAGGTCCAGTACGTGCCGACGCTCGCGCCGGCCGACCCGGTCCTGGTCGGCAGCCTCGTCAAGGCGCTCAAGGACGCGGGCCCGAACTCGTACCTGATGATCAACAAGAGTCAGGTCGTCTATCTGGAGATGGACGTCGGCTACTCCAGGACGTGGGAGACGCGGCTCGTCCAGAACCTCGACGCGCGCCAGGAGCTGAAGAAGGTCTACGTCAACGAGGACGTGACCATGTACCAGCTGCGCAAGGAGCCGTCCGGCAAGGTGGCGCAGGCGGACCCGGGCCCGATCGGTCCGCAGGTCACCTGGACGCCGTGGTCGGTGGTGGGCGCGCTCGCCGCGCTCGCGCTGATCGTGCTGCTCACGGCCCGCGAGGTGGTGCGGGTGGCGACGCGGCCCAGCGTGCGCCAACTGCGCTGGTTGCAGAGCACGTTCTGGTTCTCGCTGCCGCTGCTCGCGGTGGTCCTCGCGTCGCTCATCCAGCGGTTCATCACGATGGGTCTGCAGTAG
- a CDS encoding GH39 family glycosyl hydrolase, whose product MGRHGWDSGARRWRLIALLGVGMAVLALVLTVISTLPNDKARTAGTTPDGDKVHGTPAEPPKKLGPQVGWGFTHTQYSADEGASAAVERAEQLIGKRPMPQIQHVMGWGSSNPEPVKGRYQFDEMDRRIDFIRKSGGTPVVTLCCAPDWMKGGKAGVGNTDWSQPSLEKAPDPEHFQDYANLAATVAKRYPYVRHFIVWNEFKGFWNDAEGRWDYEGYTRLYNLVYKALKKVDKDIMVGGPYLVMDSLDPKQTDGTSDTVKGPWGRMDQRILDAFTYWNKNKAGADFVVVDGSSYTNDDEMLPDEFKATDKFTAVGRWIERQTGDLPLWWSEYYVEPADSDDERDGWSEPHRVAVQASGMIAMAKGGATSGFYWNPEDEKGTSCAGCLWRPTDAASGGGALPMYDLVSRFNEEFGPGTQFETVAVATDDVPNVRVIADDKAVLVVNTLNRPISAKIDGKRFQMQGYEVKWLKR is encoded by the coding sequence ATGGGACGTCATGGGTGGGATTCGGGGGCACGGCGATGGCGGCTCATCGCCCTGCTCGGCGTGGGGATGGCCGTACTGGCCCTGGTGCTGACCGTGATCAGCACGCTTCCGAACGACAAGGCGAGAACCGCCGGTACGACGCCGGACGGCGACAAGGTGCACGGCACACCCGCCGAGCCCCCCAAGAAGCTGGGGCCGCAGGTGGGTTGGGGGTTCACGCACACCCAGTACTCCGCCGACGAGGGCGCGTCCGCCGCCGTCGAGCGCGCGGAACAGCTCATCGGCAAGCGGCCGATGCCGCAGATCCAGCACGTCATGGGCTGGGGGTCGAGCAACCCCGAACCGGTCAAGGGGCGTTACCAGTTCGACGAGATGGACCGCCGGATCGACTTCATCCGCAAGTCGGGCGGCACCCCGGTCGTCACGCTGTGCTGCGCGCCCGACTGGATGAAGGGCGGCAAGGCCGGCGTCGGCAACACGGACTGGAGTCAGCCGAGCCTGGAGAAGGCCCCGGACCCCGAGCACTTCCAGGACTACGCGAACCTCGCCGCGACGGTCGCCAAGCGGTACCCGTACGTACGGCACTTCATCGTCTGGAACGAGTTCAAGGGGTTCTGGAACGACGCCGAGGGCCGCTGGGACTACGAGGGCTACACGCGGCTCTACAACCTCGTCTACAAGGCCCTGAAGAAGGTCGACAAGGACATCATGGTCGGCGGCCCCTACCTGGTGATGGACAGCCTCGACCCGAAGCAGACCGACGGCACGTCCGACACGGTCAAGGGCCCGTGGGGGCGCATGGACCAGCGGATCCTCGACGCCTTCACCTACTGGAACAAGAACAAGGCGGGCGCCGACTTCGTCGTCGTGGACGGCTCCAGCTACACGAACGACGACGAGATGCTGCCGGACGAGTTCAAGGCGACCGACAAGTTCACGGCCGTCGGCAGGTGGATCGAGCGGCAGACCGGCGATCTGCCCCTGTGGTGGTCCGAGTACTACGTCGAGCCCGCCGACAGCGACGACGAGCGCGACGGCTGGAGCGAGCCGCACCGCGTCGCCGTCCAGGCCTCCGGGATGATCGCGATGGCGAAGGGCGGCGCCACGTCCGGGTTCTACTGGAACCCCGAGGACGAGAAGGGCACCTCGTGCGCCGGGTGCCTGTGGCGGCCCACGGACGCCGCGTCGGGCGGCGGGGCGCTGCCGATGTACGACCTGGTGTCGCGGTTCAACGAGGAGTTCGGGCCCGGCACGCAGTTCGAGACGGTCGCCGTGGCGACGGACGACGTGCCGAACGTCCGGGTGATCGCCGACGACAAGGCCGTCCTCGTGGTCAACACGCTCAACCGGCCCATCAGCGCGAAGATCGACGGCAAGCGGTTCCAGATGCAGGGCTACGAGGTGAAGTGGCTCAAGCGGTGA
- a CDS encoding DUF5925 domain-containing protein yields MSANPFDALPIRLGVDDSDSPSDVVDALFLGRFATGEQPHSHAVTIDRVRSAATLLPPDARILRSARDDDRSATLAEGEGWTVLISRWNRGADVTVTATTAELAERILTSATDGATDEPEPQPDNVTMGFWYVSPRRGPHRTTRQISAGTWEEVRPNYTAPVADAMDHLMKTRPDDIAGRLLLLHGPPGTGKTSALRTLARSWRDWCQVDCVLDPERLFSDVGYLMDIAIGEDDGSAKGRWRLLLLEDCDELIRGEAKHTAGQALSRLLNLTDGLLGQGRNVLVGVTTNEDLERLHPAVVRPGRCLARIEVGPLTHRESVDWLGEEVAGREEAVSREGATLAELYALRRGVSPTAVPDQRGSADAGLYL; encoded by the coding sequence ATGTCTGCGAACCCATTCGACGCGCTGCCGATCCGGCTGGGCGTCGACGACAGCGACTCGCCCTCCGATGTCGTCGACGCGCTGTTCCTCGGCCGCTTCGCCACGGGCGAGCAGCCGCACTCGCACGCCGTCACCATCGACCGGGTCCGCTCCGCCGCCACCCTGCTGCCGCCGGACGCCCGCATCCTGCGCTCCGCGCGCGACGACGACCGCAGCGCGACGCTCGCCGAGGGCGAGGGGTGGACGGTGCTGATCTCCCGCTGGAACCGGGGCGCGGACGTCACGGTCACGGCGACCACGGCCGAGCTGGCCGAGCGGATCCTCACGTCGGCGACGGACGGCGCGACCGACGAGCCGGAACCCCAGCCGGACAACGTGACGATGGGCTTCTGGTACGTGTCGCCGCGGCGCGGCCCGCACCGGACGACCCGGCAGATCTCGGCCGGTACGTGGGAGGAGGTGCGGCCCAACTACACGGCGCCGGTGGCCGACGCCATGGACCACCTGATGAAGACGCGGCCCGACGACATCGCGGGCCGCCTCCTGCTGCTGCACGGCCCGCCCGGCACCGGAAAGACCTCCGCGCTGCGCACGCTGGCCCGCTCGTGGCGGGACTGGTGCCAGGTCGACTGCGTCCTCGACCCGGAGCGCCTCTTCTCCGACGTCGGCTACCTGATGGACATCGCGATCGGCGAGGACGACGGCTCGGCCAAGGGCCGCTGGCGACTGCTGCTCCTGGAGGACTGCGACGAGCTGATCCGCGGGGAGGCCAAGCACACGGCGGGTCAGGCGCTCTCGCGGCTGCTCAATCTGACCGACGGTCTGCTCGGCCAGGGCCGGAACGTTCTGGTGGGCGTGACGACCAACGAGGACCTGGAACGCCTCCACCCGGCCGTGGTCCGCCCCGGCCGCTGCCTCGCCCGGATCGAGGTGGGCCCGCTGACGCACCGCGAGTCGGTGGACTGGCTCGGCGAGGAGGTCGCCGGCCGCGAGGAGGCCGTGAGCCGCGAGGGAGCGACGCTGGCGGAGCTGTACGCCCTGCGCCGCGGGGTGTCTCCGACGGCGGTGCCGGATCAGCGGGGGTCGGCGGACGCGGGGTTGTATCTGTAG
- a CDS encoding GntR family transcriptional regulator has product MTLKIRIADSADSAAPYEQVRAQISEQARSGALPVGYKLPTVRGLAEQLGLAANTVAKAYRALEADGVIETRGRNGTLIASARDAASREASAAAQAFAERVRRLGLSEEAAMDAVRDAVRAAYA; this is encoded by the coding sequence GTGACCTTGAAGATCCGCATTGCAGACAGTGCCGACAGTGCCGCGCCGTACGAGCAGGTGCGGGCGCAGATCTCCGAGCAGGCCCGCTCGGGGGCGCTCCCGGTCGGCTACAAGTTGCCCACGGTGCGCGGCCTCGCGGAGCAGCTGGGGCTGGCCGCGAACACGGTGGCCAAGGCGTACCGGGCGCTGGAGGCGGACGGGGTGATCGAGACGCGGGGGCGCAACGGCACGCTCATCGCGTCCGCTCGGGACGCGGCGTCCCGGGAGGCGTCCGCGGCGGCTCAGGCGTTCGCCGAGCGGGTGCGACGGCTCGGGCTGTCGGAGGAGGCGGCGATGGACGCGGTCCGCGACGCGGTGCGGGCCGCGTACGCGTAG
- a CDS encoding GNAT family N-acetyltransferase — MTVIVRTLSPTDPADAEGFARVRRACLPAMLATPASVAYDAARAHPDAHYRPLVAVDDAGTVIGTAQVGIAYDSPRPGQGYANVYVHPDHVGRGGGTLLLRTAEAHLAQHGATEVFCWALDGPRNLAWAAARGYRRSRSAHFLRLELTADALPPMPAPPSGVALRTAADFAADPRPLFAVFAQTVADEPSDIVAELRDYEQWLTDTWRNPLLDQGLTSVAVVDGVPAAFSLAQTDGDGRYWSGMTGTARAFRGRGLAKLAKNDSLHRARAAGVSVAYTGNDADNAPMLAINEWFGYTLDATEVRHVRTLDS, encoded by the coding sequence ATGACCGTGATCGTCCGCACCCTGAGCCCCACCGACCCGGCGGACGCCGAAGGATTCGCCCGGGTGCGCCGCGCCTGCCTCCCGGCGATGCTCGCGACGCCGGCGTCCGTCGCGTACGACGCGGCGCGGGCCCATCCCGACGCCCACTACCGCCCGTTGGTGGCCGTGGACGACGCGGGCACCGTCATCGGCACGGCGCAGGTCGGTATCGCGTACGACAGCCCGCGGCCCGGCCAGGGCTACGCGAACGTGTACGTGCACCCGGACCACGTCGGCCGGGGCGGCGGCACGCTCCTGCTCCGCACCGCCGAGGCGCACCTCGCCCAGCACGGTGCGACGGAGGTGTTCTGCTGGGCCCTGGACGGCCCGCGGAACCTGGCGTGGGCGGCGGCCCGCGGCTACCGGCGCAGCCGCAGCGCCCACTTCCTGCGCCTGGAGCTGACGGCGGACGCGCTGCCTCCGATGCCCGCCCCGCCGTCCGGTGTCGCGTTGCGCACGGCGGCGGACTTCGCGGCCGATCCGCGCCCGCTGTTCGCCGTGTTCGCGCAGACGGTGGCGGACGAGCCGAGCGACATCGTCGCCGAACTCCGGGACTACGAGCAGTGGTTGACGGACACCTGGCGGAACCCGCTCCTCGACCAGGGCCTGACGTCGGTCGCGGTGGTCGACGGCGTCCCCGCCGCGTTCTCCCTCGCGCAGACGGACGGCGACGGCCGCTACTGGTCGGGCATGACCGGGACGGCGCGCGCCTTCCGGGGCCGTGGCCTGGCCAAGCTCGCCAAGAACGACTCGCTGCACCGGGCCCGCGCGGCCGGTGTCTCGGTGGCGTACACGGGCAACGACGCGGACAACGCGCCGATGCTCGCGATCAACGAATGGTTCGGTTACACGCTCGACGCGACGGAGGTCCGCCATGTCCGCACCCTCGACTCCTGA
- a CDS encoding DUF402 domain-containing protein, with amino-acid sequence MSAPSTPDLVQVRLVKAGRTKIGYPARPLHDDGTHVAVRAEWAGAGVRDFGFVRFEPGDVFTEHYWRDRWYAIKEVRAGDGTLKGWYCDITRPVVRDTDGHLRSEDLDLDLWVSADGSRVIRLDEDEFAESGLADRDPAAALAATRALDELELLARRGGFAALLTL; translated from the coding sequence ATGTCCGCACCCTCGACTCCTGACCTCGTACAGGTCCGCCTGGTCAAGGCGGGCCGCACGAAGATCGGTTACCCGGCGCGGCCGCTGCACGACGACGGCACGCACGTCGCGGTGCGCGCCGAGTGGGCGGGCGCGGGCGTACGCGACTTCGGCTTCGTCCGCTTCGAGCCCGGTGACGTGTTCACCGAGCACTACTGGCGCGACCGCTGGTACGCGATCAAGGAGGTGCGGGCGGGCGACGGCACGCTGAAGGGCTGGTACTGCGACATCACGCGCCCGGTGGTCCGCGACACCGACGGTCACCTCCGCTCCGAGGACCTCGATCTCGATCTGTGGGTGTCCGCGGACGGATCGCGGGTGATCCGCCTGGACGAGGACGAGTTCGCCGAGAGCGGGCTCGCCGACCGCGACCCGGCCGCCGCGCTGGCGGCGACGCGGGCCCTGGACGAGCTCGAACTCCTGGCGCGCCGGGGCGGGTTCGCGGCGCTGCTCACGCTGTAG
- a CDS encoding GNAT family N-acetyltransferase gives MNSESVGDEVRLAVAGDVPAVKAVTDAAYRHYIDRIGVVPQPMEADHAANVAAGLVYVTEDGGHGGHGEHAEDEGREGGAAVVGLVVVEARPDHLFLDSIAVRPDAHGRGVGRRLLGFVDEHARALGLPEVRLYTNALMWENQKIYPRYGYEVVERRVDGPYDRVHYRKRLGLDSM, from the coding sequence ATGAACAGCGAGTCAGTGGGGGACGAGGTCCGCCTGGCGGTCGCCGGCGACGTGCCGGCCGTCAAGGCCGTCACCGATGCGGCGTACCGGCACTACATCGACCGCATAGGGGTCGTGCCACAACCCATGGAGGCCGACCACGCCGCGAACGTGGCGGCGGGTCTGGTGTACGTCACCGAAGACGGGGGGCACGGGGGGCACGGGGAGCACGCGGAGGACGAGGGGCGCGAGGGTGGGGCGGCGGTGGTCGGCCTGGTCGTCGTCGAGGCGCGGCCCGACCATCTCTTCCTCGACAGCATCGCGGTGCGTCCCGACGCCCATGGGCGAGGGGTGGGCCGCCGCCTGCTCGGCTTCGTCGACGAGCACGCGCGCGCCCTGGGGCTGCCGGAGGTCCGGCTCTACACCAACGCGTTGATGTGGGAGAACCAGAAGATCTATCCGCGGTACGGATACGAGGTCGTGGAACGCCGGGTCGACGGGCCCTACGACCGCGTCCACTACCGCAAGCGACTGGGTCTGGACAGCATGTGA
- a CDS encoding lytic polysaccharide monooxygenase gives MPARRSRKLAALAATGVAPLALTALSATPAAAHGTLGDPVSRVAACYAEGAENPTSAACKAAVAAGGSQALYDWNGIRDGEAAGKHQENIPDGKLCSANSDEFKGMDLARDDWPATKVSAGSYTFSYKVTAPHKGTFNLYLTKQGYDPSKPLAWSDLDLKHPVATKTDPVAEGGYYTFSGTLPDRTGRQLIYGIWQRSDSTEAFYSCSDVTYGDSAASAGSTAAASPSAPSDEQIAEDADKSTVDHSGMDMSGDETAGADASADPSPVAEDDNSPAAQGGSENLAETGGDSTTPYIAVGGAAALAIGAAGLFASVRRRAMTGGRRGR, from the coding sequence ATGCCCGCACGCCGCAGCCGCAAGCTCGCCGCCCTCGCCGCGACCGGCGTCGCCCCGCTCGCCCTGACCGCCCTGTCCGCGACGCCCGCCGCGGCGCACGGCACGCTCGGCGACCCGGTCAGCCGGGTCGCCGCCTGCTACGCCGAGGGCGCCGAGAACCCCACGTCGGCGGCGTGCAAGGCGGCGGTCGCCGCGGGCGGCTCACAGGCCCTGTACGACTGGAACGGCATCCGCGACGGCGAGGCGGCAGGCAAGCACCAGGAGAACATCCCCGACGGCAAGCTCTGCTCGGCGAACTCCGACGAGTTCAAGGGCATGGACCTGGCCCGCGACGACTGGCCCGCGACGAAGGTCTCGGCGGGCTCGTACACGTTCTCGTACAAGGTGACCGCCCCGCACAAGGGCACCTTCAACCTCTACCTGACGAAGCAGGGCTACGACCCGTCGAAGCCCCTGGCCTGGTCCGACCTCGACCTGAAGCACCCCGTCGCGACGAAGACGGACCCGGTGGCGGAGGGCGGCTACTACACGTTCTCCGGCACGCTCCCGGACCGCACGGGCCGCCAGTTGATCTACGGGATCTGGCAGCGCTCGGACAGCACGGAGGCGTTCTACTCCTGCTCGGACGTGACGTACGGCGACAGCGCGGCGTCTGCCGGGTCCACGGCGGCCGCGTCCCCGTCGGCGCCGTCCGACGAGCAGATCGCCGAGGACGCCGACAAGTCGACGGTCGACCACAGCGGTATGGACATGAGCGGCGACGAGACCGCGGGGGCCGACGCGAGCGCCGACCCGAGTCCGGTCGCGGAGGACGACAACTCCCCCGCCGCGCAGGGTGGTTCGGAGAATCTCGCGGAGACCGGCGGCGACTCCACGACCCCGTACATCGCGGTCGGCGGCGCGGCCGCCCTGGCGATCGGCGCGGCGGGTCTGTTCGCCTCGGTGCGCCGCCGTGCGATGACGGGCGGGCGGCGCGGCCGCTGA